A window of Haloarcula sp. H-GB4 contains these coding sequences:
- a CDS encoding class I SAM-dependent methyltransferase: MDRNEVRHAWDSVSETYAERRDPTGSDAALLDDLLERLPEAPTVLDVGCGDGARTLANLPPNSIGLDFSRAGLALAAETVPESRLVQGDMTSLPVATDSVDAITAYHAVFHVPRDQHPAVYREFARVLRPGGTVLMTLPSGQFETVRRGWMGGSMFFSAPGRRATLDQLADAGFTDTETVTATDPLGSDSEFVFATLGGD, encoded by the coding sequence ATGGACCGCAACGAGGTTCGCCACGCGTGGGACAGCGTCTCCGAGACCTACGCCGAACGGCGCGACCCGACTGGGTCGGACGCAGCCCTGCTCGATGACTTGCTCGAACGACTCCCCGAAGCGCCAACGGTCCTCGACGTGGGCTGTGGCGACGGCGCGCGGACGCTTGCGAACCTTCCGCCGAACAGCATCGGCCTCGACTTCTCCCGTGCGGGCCTGGCCCTCGCAGCAGAGACAGTGCCGGAGAGCCGGCTTGTACAAGGAGACATGACGTCGCTCCCGGTTGCGACCGACAGCGTGGACGCCATCACGGCCTACCACGCCGTCTTTCACGTCCCGCGGGACCAGCACCCGGCGGTTTACCGGGAGTTCGCCCGCGTGCTCCGTCCGGGCGGTACTGTGTTGATGACGCTGCCAAGCGGCCAGTTCGAGACCGTCCGGCGCGGCTGGATGGGCGGGTCGATGTTCTTCTCAGCGCCAGGTCGGCGGGCGACGCTCGACCAGTTGGCCGACGCCGGCTTCACTGACACGGAGACCGTCACTGCGACGGACCCCCTCGGGAGCGATAGCGAGTTCGTCTTTGCCACGCTCGGCGGCGATTAG
- a CDS encoding nuclear transport factor 2 family protein yields MDATETIEAYYAALRAGNQLGSFFADDADRSVVKFGISEQLVGTDAIKIGLQNQTETTGDWTVESHALRVTEREGYAWFSDDVTLCWTDTEDGVHHAYDTRWSGTLEATDGDRPWQFVGMHVSTADELAE; encoded by the coding sequence ATGGACGCGACTGAGACTATCGAGGCGTACTACGCGGCGTTGCGGGCCGGCAATCAGCTCGGCTCCTTCTTCGCCGACGACGCGGACCGCTCGGTGGTCAAGTTCGGTATCTCCGAGCAGTTGGTCGGGACCGACGCTATCAAGATAGGACTGCAGAACCAGACCGAGACGACGGGCGATTGGACTGTCGAGAGCCATGCACTCCGGGTAACAGAACGCGAGGGCTACGCATGGTTCAGCGACGACGTGACACTGTGCTGGACTGACACCGAGGATGGCGTCCACCACGCGTACGACACCCGCTGGAGCGGGACGCTCGAAGCCACTGATGGGGACCGCCCGTGGCAGTTCGTGGGGATGCACGTCAGCACTGCTGACGAGCTAGCTGAGTAG
- the mutS gene encoding DNA mismatch repair protein MutS: protein MTEATGIVGEFLTLKEGTDADLLAMQCGDFYEFFAEDAEIVANELDLKVSQKSSHGSSYPMAGVPVDDLTPYVSALVERGYRVAIADQHETENGHAREVTRVVTPGTHLETGDESAQYLAAVVREASRDGGDTYGIAATDVTTGQFQVTQLDDADAGEALTELYTFGPAEILPGPELRNDDEFLDRLRERTDAALTLHDSASFEPGRAGHTVREQFGSETVDSVGIGDQDVALRAAGAVLSYVEDTGVGTLAAVTRLQTYGERDHVDLDATTQRNLELTETMQGDSSGSLFDTIDHTVTAAGGRLLQQWLQRPRRNRAELQRRQSCVAALSEAAMARERIRETLSDAYDLERLAARATSGSADARDLRAVQETLSVLGQVADAVTETERLAESPLADALDGADREAADALAAELDSALVTDPPGTVRQGGLFKRGYDDDLDAVIDEHEAALEWLETLPDREKERTGITHLSVDRNKTDGYYIQVGKSETDGVPEKYQHIKTLKNSKRYTTPELDEKERDVLRLEERRHDMEYEHFQRLRERVAERATLLQDVGRTLAELDAFASLAVHAVENDWARPAVVDGNELSIEAGRHPVVEQTTEFVPNDLYMDDDRQFLIVTGPNMSGKSTYMRQAALITLLSQVGSFVPARSATVGLVDGIFTRVGALDELAQGRSTFMVEMQELSNILHSATEESLVILDEVGRGTATFDGISIAWAATEYIVNAIRSKTLFATHYHELTALGEELPTVENVHVAVDGEPRSAEGDGDVTFLRTVRNGPTDRSYGVHVADLAGVPEPVVDRSQAVLDRLRDDKAIEIRGSKQNEGGTTQAVFDLDSGQFRDGAAQSEDAAAGSAAEPVATDGNPEHAPDGSVAEASDSDAAAASLDPETEAVLSELTELDVNETPPVELMAKVQEWQAELDDE from the coding sequence ATGACAGAGGCGACGGGAATCGTCGGGGAGTTCCTCACACTCAAGGAGGGGACCGACGCGGACCTGCTGGCGATGCAGTGTGGCGACTTCTACGAATTTTTCGCCGAAGACGCCGAGATCGTCGCCAACGAACTCGACCTGAAGGTGAGCCAGAAGTCCTCGCATGGCTCGTCGTACCCGATGGCAGGGGTCCCGGTTGACGACCTGACGCCGTACGTCTCCGCGCTGGTCGAGCGGGGCTATCGAGTCGCAATCGCCGACCAGCACGAGACCGAGAACGGCCACGCTCGCGAGGTAACGCGGGTCGTTACGCCCGGGACACATCTGGAGACCGGCGACGAGTCGGCGCAGTACCTCGCCGCGGTGGTTCGAGAGGCCAGCCGAGACGGCGGTGACACCTACGGCATCGCCGCGACGGACGTGACCACGGGTCAGTTCCAGGTCACACAGCTCGACGACGCCGACGCGGGCGAGGCGCTGACAGAGCTGTACACGTTCGGGCCGGCCGAGATTCTTCCCGGCCCGGAGCTCCGGAACGACGACGAGTTCTTAGACCGCCTGCGCGAGCGGACGGACGCGGCGCTGACGCTGCACGACTCGGCGTCGTTTGAGCCGGGGCGAGCGGGCCACACCGTCCGCGAGCAGTTCGGGAGCGAGACGGTCGACAGCGTCGGCATCGGCGATCAGGACGTGGCACTGCGGGCCGCAGGCGCGGTGCTTTCCTACGTCGAGGACACCGGTGTCGGCACGCTAGCGGCGGTCACGCGCCTGCAAACGTACGGCGAACGCGACCACGTCGACCTTGACGCGACGACACAACGCAACCTCGAACTCACCGAGACCATGCAGGGCGACAGCTCGGGGTCGCTGTTCGACACTATCGACCACACGGTCACGGCCGCTGGCGGACGACTGCTCCAGCAGTGGCTCCAGCGACCCCGTCGAAACCGGGCCGAACTCCAGCGCCGGCAGTCCTGCGTGGCGGCGCTGTCGGAGGCAGCGATGGCCCGCGAGCGGATCCGGGAGACGCTATCGGATGCGTACGACCTCGAACGGCTGGCCGCGCGGGCCACGTCGGGGAGCGCCGACGCGCGGGACCTGCGAGCAGTGCAGGAGACGCTTTCAGTGCTCGGGCAGGTCGCCGACGCCGTTACCGAGACCGAGCGGCTGGCCGAGTCGCCGCTTGCCGACGCCCTTGACGGAGCCGACCGCGAAGCGGCTGACGCACTGGCCGCGGAACTCGACAGCGCACTGGTCACGGACCCGCCGGGGACGGTGCGCCAGGGTGGCCTGTTCAAGCGGGGGTACGACGACGACCTCGACGCAGTCATCGACGAGCACGAAGCCGCGCTGGAGTGGCTGGAGACGCTGCCGGACCGTGAAAAGGAGCGGACCGGCATCACCCACCTCTCAGTCGACCGGAACAAAACCGACGGCTACTACATTCAGGTCGGCAAGAGCGAAACCGACGGCGTTCCGGAAAAGTACCAGCACATCAAGACACTCAAGAACTCCAAGCGCTACACGACGCCCGAACTCGACGAGAAAGAACGGGACGTGCTGCGCTTGGAGGAGCGCCGCCACGACATGGAGTACGAGCACTTCCAGCGGCTCCGGGAGCGCGTGGCCGAGCGTGCGACGCTGCTGCAGGATGTGGGTCGGACGCTGGCGGAACTGGACGCCTTCGCGTCACTGGCAGTCCACGCCGTCGAGAACGACTGGGCCCGTCCGGCGGTCGTCGACGGCAACGAACTGTCTATCGAGGCCGGCCGCCATCCGGTCGTCGAGCAGACCACCGAGTTCGTCCCGAACGACCTCTATATGGACGACGACCGGCAGTTCCTCATCGTCACCGGCCCGAACATGAGCGGGAAGTCGACGTATATGCGCCAGGCCGCGCTAATCACGCTGCTCTCGCAGGTGGGCAGTTTCGTCCCGGCGCGGTCGGCAACCGTCGGACTAGTGGACGGCATCTTCACCCGCGTCGGCGCGCTGGACGAACTCGCACAGGGCCGCTCGACGTTCATGGTCGAGATGCAGGAGCTATCGAACATCCTCCACTCAGCCACCGAAGAATCACTCGTGATTCTGGACGAGGTGGGCCGCGGGACCGCGACCTTCGACGGTATCTCTATCGCCTGGGCCGCGACAGAGTACATCGTCAACGCCATCCGGTCGAAGACGCTGTTTGCGACTCACTACCACGAACTGACGGCGCTGGGCGAGGAGCTGCCGACCGTCGAGAACGTCCACGTCGCGGTCGACGGCGAGCCCCGCTCCGCGGAGGGCGACGGCGACGTGACGTTCCTCCGAACGGTCCGGAACGGCCCGACCGACCGCTCCTACGGCGTCCACGTCGCCGACCTCGCTGGCGTCCCTGAACCAGTCGTCGACCGCTCGCAGGCAGTGCTCGACCGGTTGCGCGACGACAAGGCCATCGAGATTCGGGGCAGCAAGCAGAACGAGGGCGGGACGACACAGGCCGTGTTCGACCTTGATTCGGGGCAGTTCAGGGACGGCGCGGCTCAGTCCGAGGACGCAGCAGCCGGTTCGGCGGCTGAGCCGGTTGCGACCGACGGCAACCCCGAACACGCTCCCGACGGGTCCGTGGCTGAAGCCTCAGATAGCGACGCGGCAGCAGCGTCGCTCGATCCTGAAACTGAGGCCGTCCTCTCGGAACTGACGGAACTGGATGTCAACGAGACACCACCGGTCGAACTGATGGCGAAAGTACAGGAGTGGCAGGCCGAGCTGGACGACGAGTAG
- a CDS encoding ATP-binding protein produces the protein MTDRIRVLHVDDEPAVVEAATSALEQAHCGITVETETNVADGLKRLDEGAFDCVIAGYDLPGQTGVEFLDAVRKRSPDLPFVLFAREGNEAAASDAISAGVTEYLRADGSAEPYARLAHTVVNAVERTADDIKHTQGSRRERAIEELHSTARAFMRATTADAVAQVTVDAARTILNMPANAVHFADGDSLYPAAWTNQVEELIGTPPVFEPGDGLAWQAFESGETQVHNDVASSPARYNPDTDIQSELILPLGDHGVLLIGSCVTGAFDDTDVTLARTLSVHATAALSRLDRDRQLREEREFIDQALNTLDDLFYVIDTDGSLRRWNERIPEVTGYSNDEIDDMPVSEFFPGDEHETIAAAINETRTSGRVTVEAEILTADRERIPYEFAGTQLTDADGAPVGTVGIGRDISQRKAYEQQLERQNERLDEFTSIVSHDLRNPLTVAEGNLELARAEYDSDALDKVSRAHERMRALIDDLLAFARAGETATDLESVALAGIVEECWQSVEDDRATLVVEGDRRVRADMAKLRRLLANLLRNSVEHGTTGAQTTADDNTDHSGGSATVRVGVIEDTDRHGFYVADDGPGIPAADREQVFEGGYSTGESGTGFGLKIVQRIAEVHGWTVTATESEAGGARFEVTGLEPA, from the coding sequence ATGACCGACCGGATTCGCGTTCTCCACGTCGACGACGAGCCGGCTGTCGTCGAAGCGGCCACAAGTGCGCTGGAACAGGCGCACTGTGGTATCACGGTCGAGACGGAGACGAACGTCGCCGACGGCCTCAAGCGACTTGACGAGGGTGCGTTCGACTGTGTCATCGCCGGCTACGACCTGCCGGGGCAAACCGGCGTCGAGTTCCTCGATGCGGTCCGCAAACGATCACCGGACCTGCCGTTCGTTCTGTTCGCCCGCGAGGGGAACGAAGCGGCTGCCAGCGACGCGATTTCCGCCGGCGTCACCGAGTACCTCCGGGCTGACGGCAGCGCGGAGCCGTACGCACGACTGGCACACACCGTCGTCAACGCCGTCGAACGGACAGCCGACGATATCAAACACACACAGGGCTCACGTCGTGAGCGTGCTATCGAGGAACTACACTCCACTGCCAGGGCGTTCATGCGAGCCACGACTGCTGATGCGGTGGCGCAGGTCACAGTGGACGCAGCTCGGACGATCCTCAATATGCCGGCCAACGCGGTTCACTTCGCTGACGGCGACAGTCTGTATCCGGCCGCCTGGACCAATCAGGTAGAAGAGCTCATCGGGACACCACCGGTCTTCGAGCCCGGAGATGGCCTCGCATGGCAAGCCTTCGAAAGCGGCGAAACGCAGGTTCACAACGATGTCGCGTCAAGTCCAGCCCGGTACAATCCGGACACGGACATCCAGAGTGAACTCATCCTTCCGCTGGGTGACCATGGTGTTCTCCTCATCGGGTCGTGTGTGACAGGTGCATTCGATGACACAGATGTCACACTTGCGCGGACGCTCTCAGTCCACGCGACGGCGGCGCTTAGCCGTCTCGACCGCGACCGCCAGCTCCGCGAAGAGCGTGAGTTCATCGATCAGGCGCTCAATACGCTTGACGACCTGTTCTACGTCATCGACACGGACGGGAGCCTTCGGCGGTGGAACGAGCGCATCCCCGAAGTCACAGGATACAGCAATGACGAGATTGACGATATGCCCGTCTCCGAGTTTTTCCCGGGTGACGAGCATGAGACAATCGCTGCGGCGATAAATGAGACTCGAACCAGCGGCCGGGTGACTGTTGAAGCGGAGATTCTGACTGCCGATAGAGAGCGGATTCCGTATGAGTTTGCCGGAACCCAGCTGACCGACGCTGATGGGGCACCCGTCGGGACTGTGGGTATCGGTCGGGATATCTCCCAGCGCAAAGCGTACGAACAGCAGTTAGAACGCCAGAACGAGCGCCTCGACGAGTTTACAAGCATCGTCAGCCACGACCTCCGAAACCCGCTGACTGTCGCGGAGGGGAATCTGGAACTGGCCAGAGCAGAATACGACAGCGACGCTCTCGACAAGGTGTCACGCGCCCACGAACGAATGCGAGCGCTGATAGACGACCTCTTGGCGTTTGCACGCGCCGGCGAAACGGCGACCGACCTCGAATCTGTCGCGCTCGCCGGCATCGTTGAGGAGTGCTGGCAGAGTGTCGAAGATGACCGGGCAACACTCGTCGTCGAGGGTGACCGGCGGGTTCGGGCAGATATGGCAAAACTCCGGCGGCTGTTAGCGAACCTCCTTCGAAACAGTGTTGAACACGGGACCACAGGCGCTCAGACGACGGCTGACGACAACACCGACCACAGTGGCGGGAGCGCAACTGTACGAGTAGGTGTCATTGAGGATACGGACCGACACGGGTTCTACGTCGCCGATGACGGTCCGGGCATCCCGGCGGCCGACCGTGAACAGGTGTTTGAAGGGGGCTATTCGACCGGCGAGAGCGGGACCGGGTTCGGACTTAAAATCGTTCAGCGGATCGCTGAGGTCCACGGATGGACGGTTACAGCCACCGAGAGCGAGGCCGGCGGCGCGCGGTTTGAGGTGACGGGTCTCGAACCTGCTTGA
- a CDS encoding ABC transporter ATP-binding protein, producing MSSQRPPRQGSRTTKQSAAPRDGATPALAVEGLSKQFGSGADAVTAVDDVSFRIEQGTVVGLLGPNGAGKTTTIKSILGLVLPDSGRIQVQGIDMSEHPRAAYRHVDGMLEGARNDYWRLTVRENLRYFSTIKGVKPDAVADRHERLLAKLDLLEKADEPVRDLSRGMKQKVSLASVLASESDLVFLDEPTLGLDVESSLTLRRELRRIVDERDLTAVVSSHDMDVIEDVCDRVIIMNEGKIIADDSVPAVLDQFTANAFAVTSPDITDGLLAIIRERFEVVEVTSTERGRRVEVATDSDGFYRLLALCRDHDVTLSAVGTVEPDLEDVFVEITGQGR from the coding sequence ATGTCATCCCAGCGCCCTCCGCGGCAGGGCTCGCGGACCACCAAGCAGTCAGCTGCGCCGAGGGACGGAGCGACGCCCGCGCTCGCCGTCGAGGGGTTGTCAAAGCAGTTCGGCAGCGGTGCCGACGCGGTGACGGCCGTCGACGACGTGTCGTTTCGCATCGAGCAAGGGACGGTCGTCGGCCTGCTGGGGCCTAACGGTGCGGGCAAGACAACGACAATAAAATCAATTCTCGGGCTGGTGTTGCCTGATTCCGGGAGGATTCAGGTTCAGGGTATCGACATGAGCGAGCACCCGCGAGCGGCCTACCGTCACGTCGACGGGATGCTTGAAGGGGCGCGAAACGACTACTGGCGGCTGACCGTCCGGGAGAACCTGCGCTATTTCTCGACCATCAAGGGCGTCAAGCCGGATGCCGTCGCCGACCGACACGAGCGCCTGCTGGCGAAACTTGACCTTCTGGAGAAGGCCGACGAGCCCGTTCGAGACCTTTCCCGCGGGATGAAACAGAAGGTGTCGCTGGCGAGTGTGCTGGCCAGCGAGTCCGATCTGGTGTTTCTCGACGAGCCGACGCTGGGACTGGATGTAGAAAGCTCGCTGACGCTACGGCGGGAACTGCGCCGCATCGTCGACGAGCGTGACCTCACGGCCGTCGTCAGCAGCCACGACATGGACGTCATCGAAGATGTCTGTGACCGGGTCATCATCATGAACGAGGGGAAGATTATCGCCGACGATAGCGTGCCGGCCGTGCTCGACCAGTTCACCGCAAACGCGTTCGCCGTCACCAGTCCCGACATCACCGATGGTCTGCTTGCGATCATCCGGGAGCGCTTCGAGGTGGTCGAGGTGACGAGCACCGAGCGGGGCCGGCGCGTCGAGGTAGCGACCGACAGCGACGGGTTCTATCGCCTGCTGGCCCTGTGCCGGGACCACGACGTGACGCTTTCAGCCGTCGGCACGGTTGAACCGGACCTGGAAGACGTGTTCGTCGAAATCACGGGGCAAGGACGATGA
- a CDS encoding ABC transporter permease has protein sequence MTASADTHADDSDGASGQTVGAAMQAGYLDLARAVLYREYLIFVRYPANAVGGIVISVFFFGLLFYGGRMLAGQAITDSIEGIIVGYFLWSLSVGAYQAISNDIGSEAQWGTLERHVMTPFGFAPVAFCKGVAKVVRTFITSTVVLAVMLAITGTTLQLNVLTVVVVASLTIASVLGLGFAAGGVAVLYKRIGNWLNLLQFGFIVLISAPVFELGWTRVLPLAHGSALLQRAMVDGTRLWQFSATDLGLLVGVPSGYVLLGYVVFQYTTRRARRLGVLGDY, from the coding sequence ATGACCGCGAGCGCCGACACGCACGCGGACGACAGTGACGGTGCGAGCGGCCAGACCGTCGGGGCCGCCATGCAGGCGGGCTATCTCGACCTCGCGCGAGCGGTGCTGTACCGCGAGTATCTCATCTTCGTCCGCTATCCGGCCAACGCCGTCGGCGGCATCGTCATCTCGGTGTTCTTTTTCGGCCTGCTGTTCTACGGCGGCCGGATGCTTGCCGGGCAGGCAATAACGGATTCTATCGAGGGGATCATCGTCGGTTACTTCCTGTGGTCGCTTTCCGTCGGTGCGTACCAGGCAATCTCGAACGATATCGGGAGCGAGGCCCAGTGGGGAACGCTCGAACGGCACGTTATGACGCCGTTTGGCTTCGCGCCGGTCGCGTTCTGCAAGGGCGTCGCGAAAGTCGTCCGGACGTTCATTACCTCGACCGTCGTGCTGGCAGTGATGCTGGCGATTACCGGAACGACGCTCCAGTTGAACGTTCTCACCGTCGTCGTCGTCGCATCCCTGACTATTGCTTCCGTGCTGGGGCTTGGGTTCGCTGCCGGCGGTGTTGCGGTGCTGTACAAGCGTATCGGGAACTGGCTCAATCTGCTCCAGTTCGGGTTCATTGTCCTCATCTCCGCGCCAGTGTTCGAGCTCGGCTGGACGCGGGTCCTGCCACTGGCCCACGGAAGCGCGCTCCTCCAGCGGGCGATGGTCGACGGGACCCGGCTCTGGCAGTTCTCCGCTACCGACCTAGGCCTCCTCGTCGGTGTCCCGTCCGGCTACGTGTTGCTGGGCTACGTCGTGTTTCAGTACACGACCCGACGGGCCAGACGGCTCGGCGTACTCGGTGACTACTGA
- a CDS encoding outer membrane lipoprotein carrier protein LolA yields the protein MVTRHFSTEQLVPAVATVLVIGVLTISAWSLVATSGGTADHPQIDADVQQRYESIDGVNATQTTVISRNGTVASRTTYHATLQPGTERKRLVPINSTAQASNVRISDGSTLWLYNGRRESATRVPLPETESDRGERLQRLFTKLDESKTDPQSVEPLPVVPQSERRPVNSTEEMTVRYRGTEPVDGREAYVVHVTPRNETKAYEQTVWVETQRFFPTKKRTAWTANGKHTVVTTRYANISYDTDVSSDAFSPDFPDDTTVSDPEPADRRFYLRCQLCAT from the coding sequence ATGGTCACTCGACACTTCTCAACGGAGCAACTTGTCCCCGCCGTCGCGACAGTCCTTGTTATTGGTGTTCTAACTATTTCGGCGTGGTCGCTCGTGGCCACGAGCGGCGGCACCGCCGACCACCCGCAGATCGATGCGGACGTCCAACAACGCTACGAGTCGATAGACGGTGTCAACGCGACCCAGACGACAGTCATCTCACGGAACGGGACGGTTGCAAGCCGAACGACCTACCACGCGACGCTCCAGCCGGGGACGGAGAGAAAGCGGCTCGTACCCATCAATAGTACGGCACAGGCGAGTAACGTGCGGATCTCGGACGGGTCAACGCTATGGCTGTACAACGGCCGTCGTGAAAGTGCGACACGAGTTCCCCTCCCCGAGACTGAGTCTGACAGGGGTGAACGGCTACAGCGCCTGTTCACGAAACTCGATGAGTCGAAAACGGACCCGCAGTCGGTTGAACCACTGCCTGTTGTCCCCCAGAGCGAACGGCGGCCAGTCAACTCGACCGAGGAGATGACCGTCCGCTACCGGGGCACGGAACCAGTTGACGGACGCGAAGCGTACGTCGTCCACGTGACGCCAAGAAATGAGACAAAAGCATACGAGCAAACAGTCTGGGTCGAAACACAGCGGTTCTTCCCGACAAAAAAGCGGACTGCCTGGACAGCAAATGGAAAGCACACAGTTGTGACGACGAGGTACGCGAACATCTCGTACGACACCGATGTGTCCAGTGACGCATTTTCCCCCGACTTCCCGGATGATACAACTGTCAGTGATCCGGAACCAGCAGATAGGAGGTTTTACTTGCGCTGCCAATTATGTGCTACATAA
- a CDS encoding outer membrane lipoprotein carrier protein LolA, whose protein sequence is MVTRHLTSERLVLTIATVVVVGVLAVAIWSLAFASTGTADQPQIDADVQQRYETIDGVNATQTTTITRNGTVASRTTYNAVLQPGTEKKRLAVVNSTVERYGLRISNGSALWLYDQRRSRATRISLSRTGSDQGERLQRLFANLNMATPGDTTSDPQSVEPLPVVPRGEQRPTGSAGSMTVSYRGTESLDGREVYVIHVAPKDGTAAYEQTVWVDTEQFFPVKKRTAWTADGERTVVTTAYTDITYDTGVSEDVFTPSFPDNMTVTVPETPERQTYESVGALKADTEIQVPEPDIPPGYELTYATQTQGRVHSVGLRYMNRTSLITVAKYDRPGVGDNASEGVTIDGQPAQVSYGLTTSVSWSCERYRYTIRGEGVSADRLITIGQSVGCPSGK, encoded by the coding sequence ATGGTCACTCGACACCTCACATCGGAACGACTGGTGCTCACGATCGCGACAGTGGTCGTCGTTGGTGTGCTTGCTGTTGCGATATGGTCGCTCGCATTCGCGAGTACCGGGACCGCCGATCAGCCACAGATCGATGCGGACGTGCAGCAACGCTACGAGACGATAGACGGCGTCAACGCGACACAGACGACGACTATCACTCGGAACGGGACGGTCGCGAGTCGGACAACTTACAACGCCGTGCTCCAGCCGGGGACCGAGAAGAAACGGCTGGCAGTCGTCAACAGCACCGTCGAGCGATACGGTCTCCGAATATCAAACGGCTCGGCACTGTGGCTGTACGACCAGCGCCGCTCGAGGGCGACACGCATCTCTCTCAGCAGGACCGGGTCAGACCAAGGTGAGCGGCTACAGCGTCTCTTTGCGAATCTCAACATGGCCACACCGGGCGACACGACGAGCGACCCACAGTCAGTTGAGCCATTGCCTGTCGTTCCCCGCGGCGAGCAGCGGCCGACCGGATCGGCCGGTTCGATGACCGTCAGCTACCGCGGTACTGAATCACTCGATGGGCGTGAAGTGTATGTCATCCACGTGGCACCGAAAGATGGCACAGCGGCCTACGAGCAGACGGTATGGGTAGACACAGAGCAGTTTTTCCCGGTCAAAAAGCGCACTGCATGGACAGCCGACGGTGAGCGCACAGTCGTGACGACGGCGTACACCGACATCACCTACGATACCGGTGTGTCCGAAGACGTGTTTACCCCCAGCTTCCCGGACAACATGACTGTCACTGTCCCAGAGACGCCGGAAAGACAGACCTACGAGTCGGTTGGTGCCCTCAAAGCCGACACCGAGATTCAGGTTCCGGAGCCCGACATCCCGCCGGGATACGAACTGACCTATGCGACACAGACACAGGGACGGGTCCACAGCGTCGGCCTCCGCTACATGAACCGGACCAGTCTGATCACTGTTGCTAAGTACGACCGGCCGGGTGTCGGGGACAACGCCAGCGAAGGGGTAACAATCGACGGGCAGCCAGCACAGGTCAGCTACGGGCTGACAACATCAGTGTCGTGGAGTTGTGAACGCTACCGGTACACGATTCGCGGTGAGGGCGTGTCCGCGGACCGACTCATCACAATCGGTCAGTCAGTCGGTTGTCCCAGCGGCAAGTGA
- a CDS encoding helix-turn-helix domain-containing protein — translation MSEDPAVGDILDLLSDEYARDILAATSVKPMSAKQLADQCEMSQPTVYRRVEWLQEYGLIEEQTQIETGGNDYSVFAATLSEFSLALADGDFETEIERAEPPAFPGQDEQDTADRFTKMWENL, via the coding sequence GTGAGTGAGGACCCGGCCGTGGGCGACATCCTCGACCTGCTCAGTGACGAGTACGCCCGGGACATCCTCGCAGCAACGAGTGTCAAACCCATGTCCGCGAAACAGCTCGCCGACCAGTGTGAGATGTCACAACCGACCGTGTACAGACGGGTCGAGTGGCTTCAGGAGTACGGCCTCATCGAGGAACAGACCCAGATAGAGACGGGCGGCAACGACTACAGCGTGTTCGCTGCCACGCTCTCGGAGTTCTCACTGGCGCTTGCTGACGGTGATTTCGAAACCGAAATAGAGCGGGCCGAACCGCCGGCGTTCCCGGGACAGGACGAACAGGACACCGCGGACCGATTCACAAAAATGTGGGAGAATCTCTGA